DNA sequence from the Bacillus sp. SM2101 genome:
TGCGCCAACACTTAAAGCAGCACGATGAACACTTTCCTGTACAGTTAAATCGATAATGACCCGCTCTAAATCTACATCTTCATTGTCAGATAAAATTTTAGTAGCGATGAGCTCCTGTTGGGCTAGGCGATCCTCTACTAGCTCAACGCGATTATAGCGCGCACCTAGCTCAGATCGCTCGGCAGAAAGGCTGTCTAAATGACCATCCACCTCGTCTAATAGTGTATCAAAATCACCTGAACCCGATGCCAGCCCGTTAAGGCTGTCTTCAATATCCTGAATAGTATCAAAAAGCGCTTGACTAAACACGTTGTCTGCATTTATATTCGCCTTCATTTCAACTCCGTTGGAAACTGAAATATTAAATGCATCCGTATTGATATTTGCAACTATAGGAGGTCCTGCATTGACAGGAGCTTCATCTATCGCTGTCCCATTATAAATGTATTTCCCAGCTACCTTCGTATTTGCTACAGATATTAAATCTTCCTTAATTTGAGACAGCTCATCCGCTATTGCCTGTTGATCCTCAGGCGAAAGCGAGCCGTTTTTTCCTCTTAATACTAGATCACGAACTTGGGCAAGTGCTGAGTTTGCATGGTCTAGGCCATCCTCAGAGTTTTCAATCCATGAGTATAATTCTGAAAGGTTTCGTTGATATTGCTCTACCTCTGTCAAGTTCGTTCGATAAGCTATCCCCTTCATCGCTACTACTGGATCGTCAGAAGGTCTAGTAATTTTCTTCCCTGTAGATAACTGGTCTTGTAATTCTCCAAGTCGAGAGTAGCCTTGACTAATATTACGAAGTGAGCGATCAGCTATCATCGTTTGAGTAACTCGCATGTTTTATTCCTCCTATCTACCTACTATTCCCATTCCATTAATTACTCTATCTAACATTTCATCAATCGTTGTAATATTTCTTGCCGATGCGTTGTATGCATGCTGAAATTTAATCATATTCGTAAATTCTTCATCTAAAGATACACTGCTCACAGATAAACGATTTTCTTCTGCTGTACTAAGCAATAAACCGACATTATTTGTGAAAACAATCGATTCTTTGGAAATAACAGCCATTTCACCAATAACACCTTCATAATAATCTTGTAAATTTGTCGTTTTCCCGTCAATTGTTAATGCGTTATTTTTCACTTCTGCTAATGCAACAGCGTTACCACCATCCCCAAGCTGGCCGGTTGCAGACGCCGCAATGTTATCCGTTGATGCTTCAATTTCAGCTGATAGCTGAAGAAGACTCGCAGCGCCTTCTGGATTCGCCAGTGCTTCAAAGAAATTAACTGGGGTTTGCGTGCTTGCGTTTATATCATTTATATTCCAACCTGATTGATGGACATTGTTAAATTCAGTTGCAAAGGCATATGCCATTTCATCGATCTTTTTGATCATGTCAGGATATTCGCCTTCTTTTGATGTCCCATCTGTATAGCCGTATGAATCTATTAAACTTCTAATGCTACCTGTCGAAGCAAAGCCACCATCAACACCCATCGTATTACCGTCAAAATCAATCGATTCAGCCAAACCATTTGTTGCATTGTAATTAATCGTTAATGCGTTCACATTACCAGATGTATCTACGAGTGTGCCAAGTGAGTTTCCAGAATCATCAACGAGAGTGACAGTTGCAATCCCGTCTGCTGTTGGAGGGGCATGTCCCCCACTTGAAGTGTACGATACTTCAATGTTAGCAAGATTAGATATTTGGTCTAAAAGTCGGTCACGCTCATCATACAAATCATTTGGTATTAAGCCGTGTGGTTCTACTTCTGCAATTTGCTGATTTACATTATTCAACAATGTCGCTAATGTATTAATTTCATCAATGCTATGATCTAGCTTGTCTTTAAAATCCTGTTGTGTAGCTTGTAATGAACTTGCTATGTAATTAAATGCTTGTGCAACTGAACGACCGTTTTCTCGAACAACTGAACGTGCTCCTGAGTTTGATGGATCAACAGCTAAATCCTCTAAAGATTTCCAAAAAGCATCGATTGTACTTGATAAACCTGAATCAGAAGGCTCATTCATAATGTCCTCCATTCGAGAAAGTGCTTCTGCACGAGATTCCCAATAACCGAGCTTACTGTTTTCACTTCTATATTGAATATCTAGAAAACGATCCCTTATGCGTTGTATTTCTCCCGCTTCAACACCTGTACCCATTTGCCCAGGGATTTCTGGTCTATTTATTGACGCAGGTGGGTAAGGTTCTGTTTGTACAAAATCCACTCGTTGTCTTGTGTAACCAGGTGTGTTCGCATTTGCGATATTATGCCCTAAGACGTTTAGCGCAGTTTGCTGTGTCGTCATGCCTCGACGGGCTGTTTCTAATCCGTGAAATGTAGAGCGCATGTATACTTTCCTCCGTTTCTTTACGCTTTTGAGTCAAACATGCTGCGATTAACTATTTGTTCATGTGATGTAGTTGACGTTGGTTTTTCATAATTGAATGAAGTAGGCTGTGGGATGAGTAAATCTAGAGACAAGTTAACATATTGGAGTGATTGATATATAAGCGCTTGATTAAGTTCATTTTGTTGTTTTAGCTTGTCTATCACTTTAATTAACTCGCTTTGTATGTCAGCTAATTGTTGTTTCGTCTGACCAGTAACGATGTTGATACAATCTATCATCGTTGGCTCATTCCCTGAAATCGGATGACCACTAACCAGCTCGTAAACCATTATTTTTCGTTCTTCATCCAGCTTATTAATGATGGCAATATACTTTTGTTCCTCTATGAGAATCTTGTCCAAAGCTTCAATATTACTAGTTTTTATGACATCTACCTTTTTTATACTTAGATCATACAGGCTTTCGTGTTGTTTAAATAAGCTCTCCAAAGTTTGTAATAATTTTTGAGAAGACAATCGTACTCCCCCTATCTATCTGTCATATCTATGATGAATTATTGTTTAGTGTAAAATTGATACAATCCTTTAGCAACCTGTTCGCGATTAATTGTATAAGTACCATTTTGAACTTGCTGCTTTAGCGTTTCGACCTTTTGCTGACGATCGATTTCAACTTGTGAGGTTTCCTGTAATTCCTTTGCAGCTGAAGAAATTTCGATTCGATCAGATTTTGTATGCTTATCTATGTTATTTTTATATTGGTTCGTTTGCTGCTTATAGGCATATAAGCCATTTGGTTTAAACTGATTAATTTTCATGTGTATCCCTCACCTTCATTAATGAGTGAACTCCCCTCTTGTTACTATTATCGGTTGTTAACAATAAATTTTAATAAACAATAGTAAATTATTCATCTTTGTAAAGAGAATAATAAGTAATAGACTTGCGTTCACGCTTTCTCATATGTTCCTTTCTATTTTCTTCTCTTTCAAATGTAGCTAGTTCATTTTGTAATTGAGCCACACATTTTTTGCATAGTTCACCCTCTTGAATCATATCGTTGCACCGTTTACACGGATATCCTAAGTTCGGAAATTGCTTAAGGCTTAACCGCCCTTTTTTAATAAATTTGATAATATATTCTTCAGCTACCTCTGTATCCTCAACAATTTGTGCAATTGTAGCACTGCGGTTTTTTTTAATTCGTAGGTACGTATATATCTTGTTAAACGCTTCTTCCTCTTCTTTATAGCATTGATCACAAACTTCTCTCATATTATGCTTTACAAATAATCTCTCACACCGTGGGCAATTCATTAATTCATTCATCATAATCCTCCCGTACTATGTGTATTCATATTTTTAGTCTACTATAGCATTCTATGTTCTAATTGATAATGGCTCTTTTCGTAAACATTGTTGCTTTTATTAACAAATTATTACTATAAAAAGTGATTTTATATGTTAGTCATTTTCGTACAGAAGAAAAGATGCCACGATAGATAGTTGACTACGTGTTTATTTCTTAATACGAAAAATAACAATCAATGCGAAAACAGCATTGATAATAAAGAAATGACATATTTATCCTCGCACTAAAGTGAGCGAAGAAGCTGATTTTGCCCCAGCTTGTAATAGGGCTTTCGCAGCATGACGGACGGTTGTTCCAGTCGTATATACATCATCAATGAGTAAGATTTGTTGATGATTCACAAGAACAGTTTCATTAAATATATACATATTGTCCGAATGGATACGTGCATATCTTGATTTTTTTGATTGTTTTTTTTCATGTTTACGTGATAGAGGATGAGACAATGATAAATCTAGCAAATGAGCTATTGCATCTGCTTGATTAAAGCCTCTTTCATATAAACGTTGCTTACTTAAAGGAATGGGAACTATCATATAGTTATCTTGAAAATGTTCTTTAAAGCATTGTTGAAATAATGACTTAAAGGCATACACAACTGCATAATCACCACGGAATTTAAAAAGATTAAGTATTTCTTTCATATAGTCATTATACCTATAAACAGATCGATTACGCTGAAGTACACCCCGCCACTCTCGTTGATTTTCCCACCTAACACAGTCGTAACATAATGTTGTCGTTGACGATACATCCTGTAAAGGACGACCACATATACTACATAGCTTACCTTCAATTATTGTAAGCCTTCTATGACATTCGTGGCAAATCTTTTGTTGTTCAGGCGACAAAGTCAATATAGCATGCCAGCTTACTTCCATTTGATATGGTTTGTGACATAGAAGACATGTCTTCATAGTAATTACTCCCTTACAAAACATCAAACTATTTATTATTAATGTAGCCCTGCCTTTGTCCTTGTTTATTCATGTATTGAATATGTCTTTTGGCTCTGACCATCGCTTTTGTTTTTCCGAAATGAAAGAAAATGATTTCTCCAGTTGGAGACGCAGCATGCCTTCCTACTCTCCCTGAAATTTGAACGAGTGCACTTTCAGTAAAAATACGATCCTCAGCACCTAGTACTGCCACATCAATGTTTGGTATCGTCACACCCCTTTCAAGTATCGTTGTCGTCACAAGAATTTGAATGTCACCTTTACGGAAAGCCGCAACTTTTTCTTTACGCTTTGGATCTTTGGATGAAACACTGTCAATTCGTTGATCAAATTTCTTTATAATCATTGTAATTGTATGTAAAACATCAATTGAAGGAACAAAAAGCAAAGCTTGCTTTTTGCATTGGAGATGCATAGATAGCCATGAGGTGACGATTGTAGGAAGATAATGCTTCAACAGGCACTTCTGCCAATTTCCACACCAGCGAAACGAGGGCAAAGGCAGTGGATAACCGTGATATCTAGCGGGAATGACAATCGCATTCCTTTGTTGTCTTTTTACTTCCCTCTGCCATTGACTATGAGGGGTAGCTGTCAAATAAATTGTTGATGCCGTTAGTTTTTTAGCGTTATTAACAGCATATCGTAGCATAGGTTCTACCGTATATGGAAATGCATCAACCTCATCAATGATCACAACGTCAAAAGCACGATAATAGCGTAAAAGTTGATGTGTAGTCGAAAGCGTCAATGGTTCAAGTTTATTTTTCAAGTCAGCGCTCCCGCCGTACAATGCATTAATATTAATAGAAGGAAAAACTTCTCGTAAGCGCGGTGCAAGCTCTAACACAACATCTGTTCTTGGCGTTGCAATGCATATATATTTATTCGTTTGCAATGCTCTTTCTATTCCACTGAATAACACCTCTGTTTTCCCAGATCCACACACAGCCCACACGAGAAGGGTACTATGTTGATCTATTGTTTCTTTAATTGTTGTCGAGGCTAACTTTTGACTTTTTGACAATGTTCCATCCCATTGTAATGAACCATCATTTCTCGGAGAATCTGGGCTTGGACCAATCCAATGTATGACAGGTGTGCATTCACTTATTCTCCCTAGCATAATACATTTTCTACAATAGGTACATTTTTCATGACACCGAGCACATAAGAAGCTGGAAAAGAGCTGCTTGTTTCGATTACCACACCGTTTACAATAATAATTTCCATGTTTAAAAGCAATTCCTTGTTGATAAGTAAGGTAGCCATTTACATAATGCTCATGGATAAGGTCTAGAGGATAGGGAATATCATGTAACAACAGTTGCTTTCCAAATAAGTATTGCTGTAGTTGCTTACTGTAGACATAAGAAGAATTACAAGTTGGAGGTGACATGAATGAACACTGTCCGAGTGGTTTTTTTTGGAGATGATGCTTTTCAAGCTCAGAAGTAGCAAGAGACTCAGGTATTAACCGCTCTCGATACTCGTAAAACCGCATATTCGAGCTCCTTTCATAATTTATGAATAGTCATATTTAGTTTAATAGTAGTTGACATAAATTGTTATTCAATGAGTTTTCGTAGCGTTGTATCTTATAACATGACCAGCTTATTAAGTGATCCTACAGTAGGGGTTCGCTTATGCCCCCCCTGCTGTGAATGAGATATAAATAAATTAAGGTGTTTTTGAATGATTGATGTTTTCTGTACTACATGTACACATCCAGATCATCTTTACTTCGATAAAACGATGACAACCGTAAAAAACTCTTTTCTTACGATGCTCATTTTATAACAATAGCCATAAATTATTTTCTATACCAGCCCATACCTATTGCACCTTCTCCAAGATGTGTGCCGATAACTGCTCCGAAATAGCTTAATGTAAATTCGACATGTGGATACTGCTTTTCAAGTTCACTCTTTATTTGCTCAGCTTGTTGTTCGCGATTTGCATGAATGATGACTGCTCGCATTGGTAATTGATTTGAAGCCTCTTCTCCAAACATGTCTATCATTTTCTGAAGTGCTTTTTTGCGTGTACGAATCTTTTCATACGGCACAATCACTTTATTAACAAAATGCAGAACTGGCTTCACTTGAAGAAGACTGCCGATTAATGCTTGAGCACTGTTTAAGCGTCCCCCACGCTGAAGGTGTGATAAATCATCAACCATAAAATAAGCTTGGACTGACTTTTTCATTTCTTGAAGCCTCAAGATTATTTCTTCAGGAGTTTTACCTTCCTTTGCCATTTCAGCTGCCTCTATTACATAGAAGCCTTGGAGCATACAGCTCGTCTCTGAATCGAATGGGTAGACGTTTATGTTTTCGACCATTTCTCCAGCTGAAACTGCACCAGCATAAGTTCCACTAATACCGCTGGAGAGGTGAATACAAATGACTGCGTCAAAATCATTAGCTAATTGTTTAAATTTCTCAACAAACAAGCCAATTGACGGCTGTGAGGTTGTTGGTAGCTCTCCATTACCACGAACCTTGTCATAAAAATCGTCTGCTGATATTTCAATTTCTTCTTTATATGATTCGTTCTCAAAATTAACCATTAATGGAATCATTTCTATATGAAGCTTATTACGAATTTCCAATGGAATATACGCCGTACTATCAGTTAAAATTGCCGTCCTCATTCCTACAATCCTTCCTTATGCCGTATGTTTGAGCTTAATAACACCTTTATACCATCATTTATTTTACATGATATTGTTTATAAATTGTATAGAAAATACACAAGCTACTTCAATTATTAAACGACGAATATGATCATAAACCCTAACCTTCTCATTCACACAATCATAAGGTGAGATGCTACATCATTTATCGTACTTCCACCCAACCATTTTTAATGGCAACTACAACTGCTTGAGTACGATCATTGACACTCATCTTTTGCAAAATATTACTTACATGGTTTTTAACTGTTTTTTCACTAATATATAATGCTTCACCGACTCCACGGTTGCTCTTTCCGTCTGCTAATAGCTGTAACACTTCACATTCACGTCTAGTAAGGATATGAAGTGGTCTTCTTATTTCAGTTTTTTCAATGGCATTTCCCATATTCGTTTGTCCACCATCAGCTAAACGTCGGAATTCATTTACAAGATTATGCGTAACCTTTGGATGTAAATATGAGCCTCCATTTGCTACAACTTTTATCGCTTCAACTAATGCATCCGCATCCATTTCTTTCAACAAATAGCCTCTAGCACCAGTCTTCAAAGCATGCATAACATAGTTTTCATCATCGTGAATCGAAAGAATGATGACCTTAGCTTCACTATTTTCTTCTATTAGTAATCTTGTCGCTTCAACACCATTTACAATTGGCATATTTATATCCATTAATATAACATCAGGATTAAATGTTTTTTCAAGTTGTAAAGCTTCGTTTCCGTCACTACCTTCCGCAACTACTTCAAAGCTCTCCTCAAAATCTAAAATCCTTTTTACACCTTCTCGAAATAATTGATGATCATCAATAATAACTATTTTAGTATTCAATGTAATCCTCCCCATACTTTTCAAGGCTACTAAGAACTACGTTACTATATTTATTAATAGCTTAATCCTCTACCGGTAAGAAATAATAGTATTTTTACTGCATTTACATGCGTATTACTCTATGTCTTTTCCTTTTATTACATTTGATTATTTGAAATTACCCTACCACACCTGCCACTACGTCTTGAATGATCATTAAACAGGAATTGGGATTCTTATCATAATTACCGTACCTACACCCACTTTGGAATCTACTGTCATTTCACCTTCTAATAAGTCTACTCTCTCATTCATTCCTATAAGTCCAAAAGCATTTTCTTTTTTTTCATGGATGTTGAATCCTTTACCATCATCTTTAATGACCAGTATAACATTATTCACTCCAATTTCAATTTTCACCTGAATTTTACTTGAATCAGCATGCTTAATGGCATTTTGTACTGATTCCTGCGCTAGGCGGAAAAGCGCTACCTCTAATCGAGCAGGTAATCTTTTTTCCTTTCTAATACTTAGAAATAGAATGACTACTTGATTATATTCTTCAACTGTTGACAAATATTTTTTTAAGGTCGGGATTAGCCCTAAGTCATCTAGAGCCATCGGACGTAGATCATAAATAATTCTTCTTACTTCAGAGAGAGTGGAGCGTACCATCGTCCGTAAATCACGTATCTCTTTAAATGCTTCCTCTGCTCCACGTTCACGGTACAATCGGTCTATTAACTCTGATCTCATCATAACATTTGCGAGCATTTGAGCAGGTCCATCATGAATTTCACGTGATAGCCTTTTCCGCTCTTCCTCTTGCCCCTCAATAATTCTCAAACCAAAATCTTGTTTTTGAATGGCATCTTCAAGCAATTCTCCAACTTGTCGAAAATCACTGTTTAAATAATTGAGAACGACTGAAATTTGTCCCATTAAATGGTCTGCACGCTCAATCGTTTCCGATAATGCTAATATTCTTCTTTCAAGGTCATCACGACGATCTCTAAGCTGTTTCTCGCGTTCTCGAACCATTGATAAATTCATTTGTAGCGCGTGTGCTTGCTCGTAAGCACCGCGAACTTGGCTCTCACTATATTGATCAAAATGTCTACTCACCTCTACAAGTCGTTGCCTTGCAAACTTTTCATGAGTATCTAACTTGTCACCTTCATCAATCACGTCATTTACTAGAATTTTTGTCTTTAAAAGTTCTTCATTTAATTTTTCGTATTCCGTACGCGATTGCTCACTTATTTGGAAAATTTCCCCTTTGCTACTATCGACAGTTTCTATCATTTTTTTTAGAATATTATCTAATGCTAATGTATTGAATTTCTTTGTCATTTTGCCTCCTTTATAT
Encoded proteins:
- the flgL gene encoding flagellar hook-associated protein FlgL, with protein sequence MRVTQTMIADRSLRNISQGYSRLGELQDQLSTGKKITRPSDDPVVAMKGIAYRTNLTEVEQYQRNLSELYSWIENSEDGLDHANSALAQVRDLVLRGKNGSLSPEDQQAIADELSQIKEDLISVANTKVAGKYIYNGTAIDEAPVNAGPPIVANINTDAFNISVSNGVEMKANINADNVFSQALFDTIQDIEDSLNGLASGSGDFDTLLDEVDGHLDSLSAERSELGARYNRVELVEDRLAQQELIATKILSDNEDVDLERVIIDLTVQESVHRAALSVGASIMQPTLMDFLR
- the flgK gene encoding flagellar hook-associated protein FlgK, which produces MRSTFHGLETARRGMTTQQTALNVLGHNIANANTPGYTRQRVDFVQTEPYPPASINRPEIPGQMGTGVEAGEIQRIRDRFLDIQYRSENSKLGYWESRAEALSRMEDIMNEPSDSGLSSTIDAFWKSLEDLAVDPSNSGARSVVRENGRSVAQAFNYIASSLQATQQDFKDKLDHSIDEINTLATLLNNVNQQIAEVEPHGLIPNDLYDERDRLLDQISNLANIEVSYTSSGGHAPPTADGIATVTLVDDSGNSLGTLVDTSGNVNALTINYNATNGLAESIDFDGNTMGVDGGFASTGSIRSLIDSYGYTDGTSKEGEYPDMIKKIDEMAYAFATEFNNVHQSGWNINDINASTQTPVNFFEALANPEGAASLLQLSAEIEASTDNIAASATGQLGDGGNAVALAEVKNNALTIDGKTTNLQDYYEGVIGEMAVISKESIVFTNNVGLLLSTAEENRLSVSSVSLDEEFTNMIKFQHAYNASARNITTIDEMLDRVINGMGIVGR
- a CDS encoding flagellar protein FlgN produces the protein MSSQKLLQTLESLFKQHESLYDLSIKKVDVIKTSNIEALDKILIEEQKYIAIINKLDEERKIMVYELVSGHPISGNEPTMIDCINIVTGQTKQQLADIQSELIKVIDKLKQQNELNQALIYQSLQYVNLSLDLLIPQPTSFNYEKPTSTTSHEQIVNRSMFDSKA
- the flgM gene encoding flagellar biosynthesis anti-sigma factor FlgM gives rise to the protein MKINQFKPNGLYAYKQQTNQYKNNIDKHTKSDRIEISSAAKELQETSQVEIDRQQKVETLKQQVQNGTYTINREQVAKGLYQFYTKQ
- a CDS encoding TIGR03826 family flagellar region protein, with product MNELMNCPRCERLFVKHNMREVCDQCYKEEEEAFNKIYTYLRIKKNRSATIAQIVEDTEVAEEYIIKFIKKGRLSLKQFPNLGYPCKRCNDMIQEGELCKKCVAQLQNELATFEREENRKEHMRKRERKSITYYSLYKDE
- a CDS encoding ComF family protein, with protein sequence MKTCLLCHKPYQMEVSWHAILTLSPEQQKICHECHRRLTIIEGKLCSICGRPLQDVSSTTTLCYDCVRWENQREWRGVLQRNRSVYRYNDYMKEILNLFKFRGDYAVVYAFKSLFQQCFKEHFQDNYMIVPIPLSKQRLYERGFNQADAIAHLLDLSLSHPLSRKHEKKQSKKSRYARIHSDNMYIFNETVLVNHQQILLIDDVYTTGTTVRHAAKALLQAGAKSASSLTLVRG
- a CDS encoding DEAD/DEAH box helicase, translating into MRFYEYRERLIPESLATSELEKHHLQKKPLGQCSFMSPPTCNSSYVYSKQLQQYLFGKQLLLHDIPYPLDLIHEHYVNGYLTYQQGIAFKHGNYYCKRCGNRNKQLFSSFLCARCHEKCTYCRKCIMLGRISECTPVIHWIGPSPDSPRNDGSLQWDGTLSKSQKLASTTIKETIDQHSTLLVWAVCGSGKTEVLFSGIERALQTNKYICIATPRTDVVLELAPRLREVFPSININALYGGSADLKNKLEPLTLSTTHQLLRYYRAFDVVIIDEVDAFPYTVEPMLRYAVNNAKKLTASTIYLTATPHSQWQREVKRQQRNAIVIPARYHGYPLPLPSFRWCGNWQKCLLKHYLPTIVTSWLSMHLQCKKQALLFVPSIDVLHTITMIIKKFDQRIDSVSSKDPKRKEKVAAFRKGDIQILVTTTILERGVTIPNIDVAVLGAEDRIFTESALVQISGRVGRHAASPTGEIIFFHFGKTKAMVRAKRHIQYMNKQGQRQGYINNK
- a CDS encoding DegV family protein, which gives rise to MRTAILTDSTAYIPLEIRNKLHIEMIPLMVNFENESYKEEIEISADDFYDKVRGNGELPTTSQPSIGLFVEKFKQLANDFDAVICIHLSSGISGTYAGAVSAGEMVENINVYPFDSETSCMLQGFYVIEAAEMAKEGKTPEEIILRLQEMKKSVQAYFMVDDLSHLQRGGRLNSAQALIGSLLQVKPVLHFVNKVIVPYEKIRTRKKALQKMIDMFGEEASNQLPMRAVIIHANREQQAEQIKSELEKQYPHVEFTLSYFGAVIGTHLGEGAIGMGWYRK
- a CDS encoding response regulator transcription factor, whose translation is MNTKIVIIDDHQLFREGVKRILDFEESFEVVAEGSDGNEALQLEKTFNPDVILMDINMPIVNGVEATRLLIEENSEAKVIILSIHDDENYVMHALKTGARGYLLKEMDADALVEAIKVVANGGSYLHPKVTHNLVNEFRRLADGGQTNMGNAIEKTEIRRPLHILTRRECEVLQLLADGKSNRGVGEALYISEKTVKNHVSNILQKMSVNDRTQAVVVAIKNGWVEVR
- a CDS encoding sensor histidine kinase, which codes for MTKKFNTLALDNILKKMIETVDSSKGEIFQISEQSRTEYEKLNEELLKTKILVNDVIDEGDKLDTHEKFARQRLVEVSRHFDQYSESQVRGAYEQAHALQMNLSMVREREKQLRDRRDDLERRILALSETIERADHLMGQISVVLNYLNSDFRQVGELLEDAIQKQDFGLRIIEGQEEERKRLSREIHDGPAQMLANVMMRSELIDRLYRERGAEEAFKEIRDLRTMVRSTLSEVRRIIYDLRPMALDDLGLIPTLKKYLSTVEEYNQVVILFLSIRKEKRLPARLEVALFRLAQESVQNAIKHADSSKIQVKIEIGVNNVILVIKDDGKGFNIHEKKENAFGLIGMNERVDLLEGEMTVDSKVGVGTVIMIRIPIPV